In the Ostrinia nubilalis chromosome 7, ilOstNubi1.1, whole genome shotgun sequence genome, one interval contains:
- the LOC135073315 gene encoding splicing factor 3A subunit 2 has translation MDFQNRPGGKTGGGGVASWSESNRDRRERLRQLALETIDLNKDPYFMKNHLGSYECKLCLTLHNNEGSYLAHTQGKKHQANLARRAAKEAKEAPQQLAPEKPRIEPKKFVKIGRPGYRVTKQKDPENGQQSLLFQVDYPEIAEGVQPRHRFMSAYEQKIEPPDRRWQYLLFAAEPYETIAFKVPSREVEKHDSKFWTHWNKDTKQFFLQFAFKIEPLRMPPPPPKMWEGHGMRLPPPPGAPMMGVPPPPPLLPVPPPPPSM, from the exons ATGGATTTCCAAAATAGACCGGGTGGCAAAACCGGTGGTGGTGGTGTGGCGTCATGGTCCGAAAGCAACAGGGACCGGCGCGAGAGGCTCCGCCAGCTTGCCTTGGAAACTATAGACCTAAATAAGGATCcctattttatgaaaaatcatTTAG GCTCATATGAATGTAAACTTTGTCTGACACTCCACAACAATGAGGGCAGTTACTTGGCCCACACTCAGGGCAAGAAACATCAAGCCAACCTCGCGCGCAGGGCGGCCAAGGAGGCCAAGGAAGCTCCTCAGCAACTGGCCCCTGAAAAGCCAAGGATAGAACCCAAGAAGTTTGTTAAAATTGGAAGGCCCGGTTACAGAGTTACTAAACAAAAAGACCCGGAAAATGGACAACAAAGCTTACTCTTTCAAGTTGACTACCCAG AAATTGCTGAAGGTGTGCAGCCAAGGCATCGTTTCATGTCAGCTTATGAACAAAAAATCGAACCTCCAGACCGCAGATGGCAATACTTGCTCTTTGCTGCTGAGCCGTATGAAACAATCGCATTCAAGGTGCCAAGCAGAGAAGTGGAGAAGCATGATTCAAAGTTTTGGACTCACTGGAACAAGGATACGAAGCAGTTTTTCTTGCAGTTTGCGTTTAAAATAGAACCGTTACGCATGCCTCCCCCACCACCTAAGATGTGGGAGGGTCACGGCATGCGGCTGCCGCCCCCTCCTGGGGCGCCCATGATGGGTGTGCCGCCGCCTCCCCCCTTATTACCAGTACCCCCACCCCCACCTTCAATGTAG